In a single window of the Nicotiana tomentosiformis chromosome 10, ASM39032v3, whole genome shotgun sequence genome:
- the LOC138899771 gene encoding uncharacterized protein: MKSLFINVPLVEALENIPHYAKFKKDLATKKRWMNFETIKVTHQVSAMVYYMSPKLEDPDAFTISCTIRSSNFAKALYDLGASINLIPYSVFKTSGIGKPRPISMRLQMVDHTMKRPLGVIEDVLVRVDKLILPANLVILDCEVDYEMPIILGRPFFARVKALCDVEARELTFRVGDERVAFHVYKSMWQPNINKVCSFVDLVTDVIVDDTSVQSILVMCWKPLLNFDDNEMDGFMECVNCLQGIGSCYYAPRKLSLDLENRKTPPTKPSIEDPPTLELKPLPPHYRYEFLGPCSTLLVILSSCLTNVQVDSTLVVLQKRKERYWWTLANMRGNKPHILHA; the protein is encoded by the coding sequence ATGAAAAGTCTCtttattaatgtgccattggtagaAGCTTTGGAAAACATTCCCCATTATGCCAAGTTTAAGAAAGATCTTGCGACCAAGAAGAGgtggatgaattttgaaactatcaaagttactcatcaagtgagtgcaatggTTTATTACATgtctcctaagttggaggatcctgaTGCTTTCACGATTTCTTGTACTATTAGGAGTTCCaattttgctaaagctctttatgatcttggggcgagtatcaatttgatacCCTACTCGGTGTTTAAGACTTCGGGAATTGGAAaaccaagacccatatctatgaggttgcaaatggtcgATCATACCATGAAGAGGCCGTTGGGAGTGATTGAGGATGTTTTGGTCAGAGTTGATAAGTTAATTCTTCCCGCGAAccttgttattctagattgtgaggttgattatgaaatgcctattattcttggaagacctttcttTGCTAGGGtcaaggctctttgtgatgtggaagccagagaactcactttccgagtTGGTGATGAAAGAGTGGCATTCCATGTGTACAAGTCTATGTGGCAACCTAATATCAAtaaggtgtgttcttttgtggatttggtgaccgatgttattgttgatgatacaagtgtaCAATCAATATTGGTGATGTGTTGGAAGCcgttgctcaactttgatgataaTGAGATGGATGGTtttatggaatgtgtgaactGTTTGCAAGGAATCGGGTCGTGttactatgcaccccgaaaattatctttggatcttgaaaataggaaaactcctcctacaaagccttctattgaagatcCACCTACTTTGGAGTTGAAACCATTGCCACCACATTATcgatatgaatttcttggcccttgttctactttactagttattctttcctcttgtttgactaacgtgcaggttgattcCACATTGGTGGTATTGCAAAAGAGGAAAGAAAGGTATTGGTGGACTTTGGCGAATATGCGAGGTAATAAGCCCCACATTTTGCacgcataa